A single genomic interval of Lacrimispora sphenoides JCM 1415 harbors:
- a CDS encoding methyl-accepting chemotaxis protein has product MKTSGDKKRNLKALLGTKKVKPEKNGSKSTFLKSLKMKMLAFIIAIILGLAVTNMVISITVSYKGITDVVKNDLESTGKLVNSLVVQNLNQMKLSIEASSQGGSLKSINSRVVTEYLSNQCKLYGYKELEVISMDGTVTRSASGQNIGEKYEVTGYLEKALNGETTISTTEYDNNNELVIRVAAPYEYGVLLGTYNGSVLSDLISDLRIGESGNAFIIDNTGTMIANISPDLVNNRQNFIELSKSDKSYVSVGRMFQTMLGGKSGTGNYEYNGDNRFCYYSPVTGSDGWALGVAASVKETTVSIYLVVFAMGVFAIVSIVIGCFLAFWFAGSIAGPVSAIAARMKLFTEGDLTSEVPVVKRRDEIGQLADEITSSVHSVKSYITEIAAVLENIASGDFSRSVGMEFQGDFKVIQQSIDIAEDLLSKTMDTISISADEVAKGSSQVSQGAQNLSQGAVEQAASVEELSSSVNEISSSLMSTAKAVEDVNKQAGRVGEAMESGNAQMHEMMQSMDQINKKSKEIEKVNKLIEDIAFQTNILALNAAVEAARAGEAGKGFAVVADEVRNLAGKSANAAKDTSSLVADTIAAVNTGTGIAASTGETLNGVLSETKNMVSAIRRSAEELKEQSEKVTQVTYGIEQISSVVQNNSATAEESAAASEELSGQAEGLRELMSRFRLR; this is encoded by the coding sequence ATGAAGACATCGGGGGATAAGAAACGAAACCTGAAAGCATTACTAGGGACGAAGAAAGTGAAGCCGGAAAAAAACGGAAGTAAGAGTACATTCCTGAAATCATTGAAGATGAAGATGCTGGCATTCATTATCGCAATTATTTTGGGATTGGCTGTGACCAACATGGTGATCAGTATTACAGTCAGTTACAAAGGGATTACAGATGTTGTGAAAAATGATTTGGAATCAACGGGTAAACTTGTGAACAGTCTGGTAGTACAGAACTTAAATCAGATGAAACTAAGCATTGAAGCCAGTTCACAGGGTGGAAGCTTGAAATCCATAAATTCCAGGGTTGTGACGGAATACCTTTCCAACCAGTGTAAGCTTTACGGATACAAAGAACTTGAAGTAATCAGCATGGATGGTACCGTTACCCGCAGCGCAAGCGGACAGAATATCGGTGAGAAATACGAAGTCACCGGTTATCTGGAAAAAGCCTTAAATGGTGAGACCACCATCTCCACCACGGAATATGATAACAACAACGAACTTGTGATCCGCGTTGCGGCTCCTTATGAATATGGAGTTCTTTTGGGAACTTATAATGGCTCCGTTTTAAGTGATCTGATCAGTGACCTCCGGATTGGGGAAAGCGGCAATGCCTTTATTATCGACAATACAGGGACCATGATCGCCAATATATCACCGGATCTGGTTAATAACCGCCAGAACTTTATCGAGCTTTCAAAGTCCGATAAATCCTATGTTTCAGTAGGCCGTATGTTCCAGACCATGCTGGGTGGAAAATCGGGAACTGGTAATTACGAATACAATGGAGATAACCGTTTTTGCTATTACAGCCCGGTAACAGGCAGTGACGGCTGGGCTTTGGGTGTGGCAGCATCGGTTAAGGAAACCACTGTTTCCATCTACTTAGTAGTTTTTGCAATGGGTGTGTTTGCCATTGTATCAATCGTTATCGGTTGTTTCCTGGCATTCTGGTTTGCAGGATCCATTGCAGGTCCGGTATCAGCCATTGCAGCAAGAATGAAGCTCTTTACAGAAGGAGATTTAACCAGCGAAGTTCCGGTTGTAAAGCGCAGGGATGAGATCGGACAGCTTGCCGATGAAATCACCAGTTCCGTACATAGTGTTAAATCCTATATCACTGAAATCGCAGCGGTATTGGAAAATATCGCTTCCGGAGATTTCAGCCGGTCTGTTGGAATGGAATTCCAGGGAGATTTTAAGGTAATACAGCAATCCATTGACATTGCAGAAGACTTACTTTCAAAAACCATGGATACCATCAGCATTTCTGCAGATGAAGTAGCAAAGGGCAGTTCTCAGGTGTCTCAGGGAGCACAGAATTTAAGCCAGGGTGCTGTGGAGCAGGCAGCTTCTGTAGAAGAGTTATCTTCCTCAGTAAATGAGATATCCAGCAGCCTTATGAGCACGGCTAAGGCTGTGGAAGATGTAAATAAGCAGGCAGGACGGGTAGGAGAAGCCATGGAAAGCGGCAATGCCCAGATGCATGAAATGATGCAGTCCATGGATCAGATCAATAAAAAGTCCAAGGAAATTGAGAAGGTCAATAAGCTTATCGAAGACATTGCCTTCCAAACTAACATTCTTGCGCTCAATGCCGCTGTAGAGGCAGCCAGGGCAGGCGAGGCCGGAAAAGGCTTTGCAGTTGTTGCAGATGAGGTCCGCAATCTGGCAGGAAAGAGTGCCAACGCAGCAAAGGATACCTCCAGTCTGGTTGCAGATACCATTGCAGCCGTTAATACGGGAACCGGTATTGCAGCATCTACAGGGGAAACATTAAACGGTGTTCTTTCAGAAACCAAGAACATGGTTTCCGCTATTCGCAGATCCGCAGAGGAACTGAAAGAGCAAAGTGAAAAGGTTACTCAGGTAACTTATGGAATTGAGCAGATTTCTTCCGTAGTTCAGAATAACTCTGCGACTGCAGAGGAAAGTGCTGCGGCCAGCGAGGAACTTTCTGGCCAGGCGGAAGGGTTACGGGAATTAATGAGCAGATTTCGGCTTCGTTAA
- a CDS encoding SDR family oxidoreductase: MALTFGTDLSGKVAVVTGAGGVLCGMFAKTLAEAGAKVAVLDLNESAAEGIAASINEAGYKAKAYKANVLERASLEEVHAKVLAELGPCDILINGAGGNNARANTDKEYFEMGDIEADTKTFFDLDQSGVEFVFNLNFLGTLLPCQIFAKDMIGREGCSILNISSMNAFTPLTKIPAYSGAKAAISNFTQWLAVHFSKVGIRVNAIAPGFFVTAQNEKLLFNEDGSPTPRTNKILSATPMGRFGEAEELNGALLFLLNHAAAGFITGVVLPIDGGFSAYSGV; the protein is encoded by the coding sequence ATGGCTTTAACATTTGGTACAGATTTAAGCGGTAAGGTAGCAGTTGTAACAGGAGCAGGCGGAGTATTATGCGGTATGTTCGCAAAGACTCTTGCAGAAGCAGGCGCAAAGGTTGCGGTTCTGGATTTAAACGAAAGTGCTGCAGAGGGAATTGCAGCTTCTATTAATGAGGCAGGCTATAAGGCAAAGGCTTACAAAGCAAACGTTCTGGAACGGGCAAGCCTTGAGGAAGTTCATGCAAAGGTTTTGGCAGAGCTTGGTCCCTGCGACATCCTGATTAACGGCGCAGGCGGTAATAACGCAAGAGCCAATACGGACAAGGAATATTTTGAGATGGGTGACATTGAGGCGGATACAAAGACCTTCTTTGATTTAGACCAGTCAGGCGTTGAATTCGTTTTTAACTTAAACTTCCTTGGAACTCTGCTTCCATGCCAGATTTTTGCAAAGGATATGATTGGCAGGGAAGGCTGCAGTATTTTGAATATTTCCTCCATGAATGCCTTTACCCCACTTACGAAGATTCCGGCATACAGCGGTGCAAAAGCTGCGATCAGCAACTTTACCCAGTGGCTTGCCGTTCATTTTTCCAAGGTGGGTATCCGTGTGAATGCAATTGCACCAGGCTTTTTCGTTACAGCGCAGAATGAGAAGCTCCTGTTTAACGAAGATGGTTCTCCCACACCAAGAACCAACAAGATTCTGTCTGCAACTCCCATGGGACGTTTTGGGGAAGCAGAGGAATTAAATGGCGCTCTGTTATTCCTTTTGAATCATGCAGCAGCAGGCTTCATCACCGGCGTGGTTCTGCCTATTGACGGCGGATTCTCAGCTTATTCCGGCGTATAA
- the uxuA gene encoding mannonate dehydratase yields the protein MKLSFRWYGDDDKVTLQNIRQIPGMYSIVTAVYDVPVGEVWGRESIAHLKEETEKAGLAFEVIESIPVHEDIKLGKPTRDKYIANYCENIRRVAEAGIKCICYNFMPVFDWTRTQLDHVLEDGSTSLVYYQDQVDKVNPLESESDLTLPGWDSSYTRDELKQIVSEYNTMSEDDLWDNLKYFLEAIIPVAAECNVNMAIHEDDPCWSIFGLPRIITCEENLDRFLKLVDDKHNGITLCTGSLGCSNKNDVVKMAAKYAAMGRIHFVHARNVAVLEDNQGFEERAHLSSCGSLDMFAILKALHDNGFDGYMRPDHGRMIWGETGRAGYGLYDRALGATYLNGLWEAIEKTSK from the coding sequence ATGAAATTATCATTCAGATGGTACGGAGACGATGACAAAGTAACCTTACAGAATATCCGCCAGATTCCAGGCATGTATTCCATTGTAACGGCGGTTTATGATGTTCCCGTAGGGGAAGTGTGGGGCAGAGAAAGCATCGCCCATTTAAAAGAGGAAACAGAAAAGGCAGGACTTGCCTTTGAAGTGATTGAGAGCATTCCGGTTCATGAGGATATTAAATTAGGAAAGCCAACCAGAGACAAGTATATTGCAAATTATTGCGAGAACATCAGGCGGGTGGCGGAAGCAGGGATCAAGTGCATCTGCTATAACTTCATGCCGGTGTTTGACTGGACCAGGACCCAGCTGGATCATGTGCTGGAGGATGGCTCTACCTCTCTGGTTTATTATCAGGATCAGGTAGACAAGGTGAATCCTCTGGAAAGCGAAAGCGACTTAACCCTTCCAGGCTGGGATTCCAGCTATACAAGAGATGAGCTTAAGCAGATTGTAAGCGAATACAATACCATGTCAGAGGATGACCTTTGGGATAATTTAAAATATTTCTTAGAGGCGATCATTCCTGTTGCAGCAGAATGTAACGTGAATATGGCGATCCATGAGGATGACCCATGCTGGAGCATCTTTGGACTTCCAAGAATCATTACCTGTGAGGAGAACTTAGACCGTTTCTTAAAGCTCGTGGATGATAAGCACAATGGAATCACTCTCTGTACCGGTTCTTTAGGCTGTTCCAATAAAAATGACGTAGTGAAGATGGCTGCAAAATATGCGGCAATGGGACGTATTCACTTTGTCCATGCAAGAAATGTGGCGGTTTTGGAAGATAACCAGGGCTTTGAAGAGCGTGCTCATTTATCATCATGCGGTTCCCTGGACATGTTTGCCATCTTAAAAGCTCTTCATGACAATGGTTTTGACGGGTATATGCGTCCGGACCACGGCCGTATGATCTGGGGTGAAACAGGCAGAGCCGGTTACGGACTTTATGACCGGGCACTTGGCGCAACCTATTTAAACGGTCTTTGGGAAGCGATTGAAAAAACGAGCAAATAG
- a CDS encoding AraC family transcriptional regulator has translation MRKELSTGFNERQYMNSGEFEVFFYKDLDLNHVVDHSHSYYEVYFFLNGDVTYDVEGKQYSLQYGDYLLIPPEVKHHPIFHSTGNTYQRIVLWISRSYYETMCSWSEDFSYSFSYVLENKHYHFRTDFVTFQNIQGRLLDLLEEIHGNKAFHKMNSELQIHSFMLLLNRITYDMLHQVPAAYENVLYLNLCDYINNHLGENLSLDHLASFFYASKYHISHVFKDNMGISLHQYILKKRLQASKNGILSGIPFGELYHQYGFSDYTSFYRAFKKEFGLSPKEFREQAVLPKGY, from the coding sequence ATGAGAAAAGAATTGTCCACCGGCTTTAATGAGCGGCAGTATATGAATTCAGGGGAATTTGAAGTGTTTTTTTATAAGGATCTGGACTTGAATCATGTAGTGGACCACAGCCATTCCTATTATGAAGTGTATTTTTTCTTAAACGGAGATGTGACATATGATGTGGAAGGGAAACAGTATTCTTTGCAATACGGGGATTACTTACTCATTCCTCCCGAGGTAAAGCATCACCCCATATTCCATTCCACCGGAAATACCTATCAGCGGATTGTCCTTTGGATCAGCCGGAGCTATTATGAGACCATGTGTTCCTGGTCAGAAGACTTTTCATACAGTTTTAGTTATGTATTAGAGAATAAGCATTACCATTTCCGCACAGATTTTGTCACATTTCAGAATATTCAGGGTCGTCTCCTGGACCTTTTGGAAGAAATCCATGGAAATAAGGCATTCCATAAGATGAATTCAGAGCTGCAGATCCATTCCTTTATGCTCCTGTTGAACCGGATCACTTATGATATGCTCCATCAGGTACCTGCTGCCTATGAAAACGTACTTTATCTGAACCTTTGTGATTATATTAACAACCACTTGGGAGAAAATCTGTCCCTGGACCATCTGGCATCCTTCTTTTATGCCAGCAAATATCACATTTCCCATGTATTTAAGGATAACATGGGGATTTCCCTTCACCAGTACATCCTGAAAAAACGGCTGCAGGCCAGTAAAAACGGAATCCTCTCCGGCATCCCTTTTGGAGAGCTGTACCATCAATACGGCTTTTCGGATTATACCAGCTTTTATAGGGCCTTTAAAAAAGAATTCGGCCTTTCCCCCAAAGAATTCCGGGAGCAGGCCGTTCTGCCAAAAGGGTATTAA
- a CDS encoding branched-chain amino acid transporter permease: protein MNENIAVYSLIALVMVLATVITRFLPFLLFPAGKETPKYILYLGRTLPYATIGLLVVYCLRGLQFLSYPHGLPELISICAITGLHLWKGNSLLSIGAGTILYMALIQGVFR, encoded by the coding sequence TTGAACGAAAATATAGCAGTTTACAGCCTGATCGCATTAGTCATGGTACTTGCTACCGTGATCACCCGTTTTCTTCCCTTTCTTTTGTTTCCGGCAGGGAAAGAGACCCCCAAATACATTCTCTATCTGGGGCGGACTCTTCCATATGCTACCATTGGTCTCTTGGTGGTCTACTGTTTAAGAGGGCTTCAATTTCTTTCTTATCCTCATGGACTACCAGAGCTTATCTCCATTTGCGCCATTACAGGGCTTCATTTATGGAAGGGAAATTCCCTGTTAAGCATTGGTGCAGGAACGATACTTTATATGGCACTCATTCAGGGTGTATTCCGCTAA
- a CDS encoding AzlC family ABC transporter permease yields the protein MSKKKKLAALCYAFPRTMPVMAGYLVLGAAYGILMNVNGYGIWWALLISVFVYAGSLQYLGITFFVAAVNPWYAFFMSLMLNARHLFYGLSMLDKYRDAGKLKPYLIFSLTDETFSVLCNEEPPEGLPKYWVYFFISILDQLYWVTGAVIGALAGTMITFSTAGMDFALTALFVVIFIDQWKSGKGHQAACVGVCSSALCVAVFGQSVFIVPAMILILIIITAGYFMEKKKEEQS from the coding sequence ATGAGTAAAAAGAAAAAGCTTGCTGCTCTTTGTTATGCATTTCCCAGAACAATGCCGGTGATGGCCGGCTATCTGGTTTTAGGAGCAGCGTACGGGATACTTATGAATGTAAACGGGTATGGGATCTGGTGGGCCCTGCTCATCAGTGTATTTGTCTATGCCGGAAGCCTGCAGTACCTTGGAATCACATTTTTTGTGGCGGCAGTGAATCCATGGTACGCCTTTTTTATGTCCTTGATGCTCAATGCGAGACATTTATTTTACGGGCTTTCCATGCTGGACAAATATAGGGATGCAGGGAAGTTAAAGCCTTATCTGATATTTTCACTGACGGATGAAACATTTTCCGTTCTGTGTAATGAGGAGCCGCCTGAGGGACTTCCAAAATACTGGGTGTATTTTTTTATATCGATTCTGGATCAGCTTTACTGGGTGACAGGAGCTGTAATCGGTGCATTAGCCGGAACCATGATAACCTTTAGCACGGCTGGAATGGACTTTGCGCTGACGGCTCTTTTTGTGGTGATCTTTATCGACCAGTGGAAATCAGGAAAAGGACACCAGGCCGCATGTGTGGGCGTGTGTTCCTCTGCCCTTTGCGTAGCAGTCTTTGGCCAGAGTGTTTTCATTGTTCCGGCCATGATCCTCATTCTGATCATTATTACAGCAGGTTATTTCATGGAAAAGAAAAAGGAGGAACAGTCTTGA
- a CDS encoding radical SAM protein: protein MNLDHIYESCSLCPRNCRVNRHVSTGFCGCSDTIKAARAALHHWEEPCISGSRGSGTVFFSGCTLGCCFCQNYAISQENFGKELTSKELAQIFLRLQEEGAHNINLVTATQYLPSVLKALDLTKPKLSIPVVYNCGGYESEDIIKALASYIDVWLPDLKYFSSDLSSRYSKASDYFDAASKAVKQMILQTGAPQFDSDGVLMKRGVILRHMVLPGAYKDSIRLLHWMKDELPDGMYYISLLSQYTPFYRSESFPEINRRITSYEYGKVVDEAIRLGLEQGFMQEKSSAKEEYTPPFDLEGIF, encoded by the coding sequence ATGAACCTTGACCATATCTATGAATCCTGCAGCCTCTGTCCCAGGAACTGCAGGGTAAACCGCCATGTAAGTACCGGTTTCTGCGGTTGCAGCGATACCATAAAAGCAGCCCGGGCCGCACTTCATCACTGGGAGGAGCCCTGCATCAGCGGAAGCCGGGGAAGCGGTACCGTATTTTTTTCCGGCTGTACCCTGGGCTGCTGCTTTTGTCAGAATTATGCCATCAGCCAGGAGAATTTCGGAAAGGAACTTACAAGTAAAGAACTTGCCCAGATTTTCTTAAGGCTTCAGGAGGAAGGCGCCCACAACATTAATCTGGTCACAGCCACTCAGTATCTCCCCTCGGTTTTAAAGGCCCTGGATCTTACAAAACCAAAGCTTTCTATTCCTGTGGTTTATAACTGCGGTGGATATGAATCAGAAGATATCATAAAAGCGCTGGCCTCATACATTGATGTGTGGCTTCCTGATTTAAAATATTTCAGTTCTGATCTTTCCTCACGCTACAGCAAAGCTTCTGATTATTTTGATGCAGCTTCTAAGGCTGTAAAACAGATGATTCTCCAGACCGGAGCTCCTCAGTTTGATTCCGATGGGGTCCTTATGAAAAGGGGGGTCATCCTACGCCATATGGTGCTTCCGGGCGCTTACAAAGATTCTATCCGCCTGCTTCACTGGATGAAGGATGAACTGCCGGATGGAATGTATTACATCAGCCTTTTGAGCCAGTATACCCCATTCTACCGGAGTGAAAGTTTTCCGGAAATTAACCGGAGAATTACTTCTTATGAATACGGAAAAGTGGTGGATGAAGCCATCAGACTCGGGTTGGAACAGGGATTTATGCAGGAAAAAAGCAGCGCAAAAGAAGAATACACGCCGCCTTTTGATTTGGAAGGGATCTTTTAA
- a CDS encoding HIT family protein, with product MYNHEPEGYVCPFCLIVDGVENEHIYTKQNDIIYKDDYVTAFISSCWWKNNKGHVIIIPNKHIENLYDLPSEFSYRIHDLEKEIALALKETYKCDGVSSRQHNEPCGNQDVWHYHLHVFPRYEGDNLYKTDRENSKPEERLEYVQKLRDYFIKKNNINLFI from the coding sequence ATGTATAATCATGAACCCGAAGGGTATGTTTGCCCTTTTTGCCTAATAGTTGATGGAGTAGAAAATGAACATATATATACGAAACAGAACGATATAATATACAAAGATGACTATGTTACTGCATTTATTTCTTCTTGTTGGTGGAAAAATAATAAAGGTCATGTCATTATTATTCCTAATAAACATATAGAGAACTTATATGATCTGCCATCTGAATTTTCTTACAGAATACATGATTTAGAAAAAGAAATCGCACTTGCATTAAAAGAAACGTACAAATGTGATGGAGTATCTTCCAGACAGCATAATGAACCTTGTGGAAATCAAGATGTGTGGCATTATCATCTTCATGTATTTCCAAGATATGAGGGTGACAATTTATATAAGACAGACAGGGAAAACTCAAAGCCAGAAGAACGTTTAGAGTACGTCCAAAAATTAAGAGATTATTTTATCAAGAAGAACAATATAAATTTATTTATTTAA
- a CDS encoding methyl-accepting chemotaxis protein: MKVQFLRKWRSRDLSSKGLSWLKKKGAGKYQLSTRIALIAGIMLVVVFTGLIGVTSRMTKNAMKQSAFRELKTLASENGKVIQQTLDEARQVSDNITYYLENSAANRKVLQGLRIKSGPSAEPLYKSQVFDNMTLDSYGMRMEDYMMTTIKSSVLYSEDIVGIGILFEQYAMSSAARSYGLYAGKDGTVKDCGLYEDYSSADYFVKVMEEKTQVITLPYESNGMMIITMAVPVIVNDRVLCVVSIDVDLDRFSQMKTAGSSYPSMQTFILNETGTIISESTGSGLVGTSVSDFVNSGTCREKINTGITSGSDFYAVDPGKKGDTYYFFEPIQLNGSSWYSVTAVEAGDMNREADRMSSMMIVISITAMIVILFIIAFIIRRQLKPIHKIVAAAGQIAEGDLSVIIDVESNDEIGLVAASFERMTVNLKEVIDRISFTLNEVANNHLDLDVELGLKGDFSQLEKAVKQIVLNLNSVMNEVNQAAAQVAVSSGQVASGSQLLANGAEEQERTVEMLSGSISQVAEKVRRLAEKAGEVSLQVQMTGTEVVNCDMSMQNLSNAMNEIHVSSGEIGKIIKVIEDIAFQTNILALNAAIEAARAGESGRGFAVVAGEVRNLAAKSSEAAKNTTALIRDSINAVEKGNEILDETVQSMMKVLEDSALAVDSVDTISTIASQEARAVEDVTKELGRISSVVQNNAAAAEESAASSEELSQQAQLLRELVKSFRLRED, from the coding sequence ATGAAGGTACAGTTTTTGAGAAAATGGAGGAGTCGTGATTTAAGTAGCAAAGGGTTGTCCTGGTTAAAGAAGAAAGGGGCAGGAAAATATCAGCTTTCAACCAGGATTGCACTCATCGCAGGAATTATGCTGGTGGTCGTTTTTACGGGTTTGATCGGAGTTACCTCCAGAATGACAAAAAACGCCATGAAGCAGTCCGCTTTCAGGGAGTTAAAGACTCTGGCATCCGAGAACGGAAAGGTGATCCAGCAGACGCTTGATGAGGCAAGGCAGGTATCAGACAATATTACGTACTATCTTGAGAATTCAGCGGCTAACCGAAAGGTTCTCCAGGGGCTGAGGATTAAGTCAGGCCCTTCGGCTGAGCCGCTGTATAAAAGCCAGGTATTTGATAATATGACCCTGGACAGCTATGGCATGAGAATGGAGGATTATATGATGACGACCATCAAGTCCTCAGTTCTCTATTCCGAAGATATCGTAGGAATCGGTATTCTGTTTGAGCAGTATGCCATGAGTTCTGCAGCCAGAAGCTATGGCCTGTATGCAGGCAAGGATGGGACGGTTAAGGACTGCGGGCTGTACGAGGATTATTCTTCCGCGGATTATTTTGTGAAGGTGATGGAAGAAAAGACTCAGGTCATCACACTGCCATATGAATCGAATGGAATGATGATCATTACCATGGCGGTGCCTGTAATCGTTAACGACAGGGTGCTGTGTGTGGTTTCCATTGATGTGGATCTGGACCGCTTCAGCCAGATGAAAACGGCAGGTTCCTCCTACCCAAGCATGCAAACCTTCATTTTAAATGAAACAGGAACCATCATTTCAGAAAGTACAGGCAGCGGTCTCGTTGGAACCAGTGTTTCTGATTTCGTGAACAGCGGGACATGCAGAGAGAAGATAAATACGGGAATTACCTCTGGCTCCGACTTTTATGCCGTAGATCCAGGCAAAAAAGGAGATACCTATTATTTCTTTGAGCCAATTCAGTTAAATGGTTCCAGCTGGTATTCCGTCACAGCGGTGGAGGCGGGGGATATGAACCGGGAAGCGGACCGGATGTCTTCCATGATGATCGTTATTTCCATCACAGCCATGATCGTTATTCTCTTTATCATTGCATTTATCATAAGAAGGCAGTTAAAACCGATCCATAAGATCGTTGCGGCTGCCGGGCAGATCGCAGAAGGGGATTTAAGTGTCATTATTGATGTGGAATCCAACGATGAGATCGGCCTTGTTGCAGCTTCCTTTGAACGAATGACAGTGAACTTAAAAGAGGTAATAGACCGAATTTCCTTTACGTTAAATGAAGTTGCAAACAACCATTTGGACTTAGACGTGGAACTGGGCCTTAAGGGAGATTTTTCCCAGCTTGAAAAGGCGGTAAAGCAGATCGTCTTGAATTTAAATTCGGTTATGAATGAAGTCAATCAGGCAGCTGCCCAGGTAGCGGTAAGCTCCGGACAGGTTGCAAGCGGTTCCCAGCTTTTAGCAAATGGTGCGGAGGAGCAGGAAAGAACCGTTGAAATGCTATCCGGCTCCATCAGCCAGGTTGCAGAAAAAGTCAGACGTCTGGCAGAAAAAGCCGGAGAAGTTTCCTTACAGGTTCAGATGACCGGTACAGAGGTGGTAAACTGCGATATGTCCATGCAGAATCTTTCCAATGCCATGAATGAAATTCATGTCTCTTCCGGTGAGATCGGAAAGATTATCAAGGTGATTGAAGATATTGCATTCCAGACCAATATCCTGGCATTAAATGCTGCAATAGAGGCCGCAAGGGCAGGAGAGTCTGGAAGAGGATTCGCAGTGGTTGCCGGTGAGGTACGGAATCTGGCTGCGAAGAGCTCTGAAGCAGCGAAGAATACCACAGCATTAATCAGGGATTCCATAAATGCTGTGGAAAAGGGCAATGAGATATTGGATGAAACCGTTCAGTCCATGATGAAGGTGTTGGAGGATTCCGCTCTGGCAGTGGATTCCGTGGATACCATTTCAACCATAGCCTCCCAGGAAGCAAGAGCAGTGGAAGATGTGACCAAGGAGCTTGGAAGGATATCCTCTGTAGTTCAGAACAATGCCGCGGCAGCGGAAGAAAGTGCGGCTTCCAGTGAGGAACTATCCCAACAGGCGCAGCTTTTGCGTGAACTGGTAAAGAGCTTCCGCTTAAGAGAAGACTAA